The region ACCCGACCGGAGGAGGCAACATCATCTTCCTCGAGACGGGGCTGAGCACCTTCCGGCCGTCCGAGAACGCAGGGCCCGCAGGACAGGGGCTTCTGCTCGTGTTCGTGATCGACGACCTCGACGCTCAATACGCCCGCATCGCCGCCTCCGGGGCACGAGTGGTGACCGAACCCGAGACCGAGCCATGGGGCGAGCGCTACTGCCAGTTCGCCGACCCCAACGGCATCATCTGGCAGCTCGTCCAGTGGGTCGACTGACCTCGTCGATCGGCCGACGCGAACACGATGGCCCCGGGTTCACGACCCGGGGCCATCGTGGTGAACCTCAGACCGCGGCGAGTTCGCTTTCGCGCGAGCGGATCGAGCGGTTCACGCACGAGACGATCGCCTTGAGCGAGGCCGTCGAGATGTCGCCGTCGATGCCGACTCCCCACAGTCGCTGGTCGTCGACCTGCAGCTCGACGTAAGCGGCCGCCTGCGCGTCGCCACCCGTCGACAGCGTGTGCTCGACGTAGTCGTAGAGCGAGATGTCGAAGCCGCGTTCACGCAGCACCTCGATGAACGCGGCGATCGGGCCGTTGCCGCTGCCCGAAGCGCTCTCGCTGATCTCGCCGTCACGCAGCACGACGTCGAGCGAGACCTCGCCCGACATGTCGCTGCGCGTCTGCGTGCCCAGCAGCTCGAAGCGGCCCCACTTCGAGGCATCGTCGTGCGAAGGCAGGTACTCGTCGTGGAAGATCGACCAGATCTGCTCGCTCGTGACCTCACCACCCTCGGCATCGGTCTTGGCCTGCACGACACCCGAGAACTCGATCTGCAGCTTGCGGGGCAGGTCGAGAGCGTGGTCCGTCTTCAGCAGGTAGGCGACGCCGCCCTTGCCCGACTGCGAGTTGACGCGGATCACGGCCTCGTACGAGCGACCCAGATCCTTCGGGTCGACCGGCAGGTACGGCACGCCCCATTCGATCTCGTCGACCGAGACGCCCTGCTCGGCGGCCTTTGCCGCCATGGCCTCGAAGCCCTTCTTGATCGCATCCTGGTGCGAGCCGCTGAAGGCCGTGAAGACCAGGTCTCCGGCCCACGGGCTGCGCTCGGGCACGGGCAGCTGGTTGCAGTACTCGACGGTGCGCTTGACCTGGTCGATGTCGCTGAAGTCGATCTGCGGGTCGATCCCCTGTGTGAACAGGTTGATGCCCAGCGCGACCAGGTCGACGTTGCCCGTGCGCTCTCCGTTGCCGAACAGGCATCCCTCGATGCGGTCGGCGCCGGCCAGGTATCCGAGTTCGGCGGCGGCGATGGCCGTGCCGCGGTCGTTGTGCGGGTGCAGGGAGAGGATGACGTTCTCACGGTGCGCCAGGTGACGGTTCATCCACTCGATCGAGTCGGCGTACACGTTCGGCGAGGCCATCTCGACGGTCGCAGGCAGGTTGATGATCACCTTGCGGTCGGGCGTGGGCTCGAGAACGTCGAGTACCGCGTTGCAGACCTCGACCGCGTAATCCAGCTCCGTGCCGGTGTAGCTCTCAGGCGAGTACTCGTAGTACACCTGCGTGTCGGGGATGCGCTTCTCGAACTGACGGCACAGTCGGGCGCCCTCGAGTGCGATCTGCTTGACGCCCTCGCGGTCCGAGCGGAACACGACCTCGCGTTGCAGGACGCTGGTGGAGTTGTAGAAGTGCACGATGGCCTGCTTCGCGCCGGCGATCGCCTCGTAGGTGCGCTCGATGAGGTGCTCACGGCACTGCGTCAGGACCTGGATCGTGACGTCGTCGGGGATGAGGTTCTCTTCGATCAGCTGGCGCACGAAGTCGAAATCGGTCTGGCTGGCCGACGGGAAGCCTACCTCGATCTCTTTGTAGCCCATGCTCACGAGCAGCTCGAACATCACGCGCTTGCGCTCGGGCGACATCGGGTCGATCAGCGCCTGGTTGCCGTCGCGGAGGTCGACGGCGCACCAGCGCGGCGCTTCGGTGATGCGCTTCGACGGCCAGGTGCGGTCTTCGAGGTCGATGCGGATCTGCTCGTGGAACGGACGGTACTTGTGCACCGGCATAGCGGAGGGCTTCTGGTGATTCTTCATGATTGGGGCTGCTTCTCTTCGTCAGATAACGTGCTCGGGCCAACACAAGCGCCGCGACGAGGAAGGCCCGATGATCAGGACTCGTCGCGGCAGCTAAGAAGAAGCAGACCGCCCAGAGGCATGCCTCGATGCTAGCACCTCGCTGAGCACAATGCTCACCCTGGCGCTCATCACGGGATCAGCGCGATCTTCCCGCCCGGATGCCCCTCCGCGAGGAGCGCGAGCGCCTGCGGCGCCTGAGCAAGCGGATACTCATGCGCGACGGGAACGATGAGCTCGCCCCGTTCCGCCGCCTCGACGAGGCGGGTGCGCACGGCATCGCGGTATCTCGCGGTCGCGGGATCGGAGCCCGAGCTCGCCAGGAACCCGTGCTCGGCCGCCGAACCAGGGGCGGCGATCGTGACGATCCGCCTGCGGTCTGGCACAAGGGCGATCGACGCGTCCGTCGCCTCGGTCGTGCCAGCGGCATCGAGGGCCGCGTCGATGGCCCCGACCCCTGCATGTGCCATCGCCTCGCGCACGTGCGATGCGAGCATCCCGTCGCCGTACTCGACGGGAATCCCGCCGAAGCGTCGCACCTCGTCGAAGCGGGCCCGGCTCGCCGTGCCGATGATCCGGATGCCCTGCATCGCCGCCTGCTGAAGAACGCTCACTCCGACAGCACCGGATGCGGCGTGCAGCAGCAGCGTCTCGCCGCGCATCGCGCCGACGGCGTGCAGCATCGCCGCTGCGGTGGTGCCTGCGAGCAGCAGGTTGGCCGCCTGCGCGTGACTCAGCGCGCGGGGTTTGCGCAGCACCTTCTGTGCCGGGACCGTGAGCTCTGAGGCGTACCCTCCACGCACGCGGAAAGCGATGACCTCATCGCCGACAGCGACCGGTCCGGTGACGATCTCGGTGCCAGGGCCGACAGCCGTCACGACGCCGGAGATCTCGTAGCCGATGGGAACGGGGAGCTCGACACCCGCGCGAGCGGTTGCGACATGCTTCGCGTCCGCCGGGTTGACCCCGGCCGCGTGCACGCGGATGGTCAGCTCGCCGGCGTCCGGAGCCGCGACATCGAAGGGCTCGAGACGCCACCCCTCAGGCGAACCCCACTCGTGGGCGACCCAGTGCTCGGCCATCGTGGAGGCCGCCTTCAGAATCCGAGACGCCCGAGCTGCTTCGGGTCGCGCTGCCACTCCTTCGCGACCTTCACATGCAGCTTGAGGAACACGCGGGTGCCCAGCAGCTCCTCTATGCCCTCGCGGGCCACGGCTCCCACGTCGCGCAGACGAGCGCCCTTGCGGCCGATGATGATCGCCTTCTGGCTGTCGCGCTCGACGACGATCGACGCATACACGTCGGTGAGATCGCTGTCCTCGCGAGGCGCGACGTCGTCGACCACGACGGCGATCGAGTGCGGCAGCTCGTCGCGCACGCCCTCGAGCGCCGCCTCGCGGATGATCTCCGCGATGCGATCCTCGTCGGACTCGTCGGTGACGATGCCGTCCTCGTAGAGACGGGGCCCGGTGGGCATGAGCTGCAGCATCTCGTCGGCGAGCACGTCGAGCTGCTCGCGGGTGAGGGCCGAGAGCGGGATGACCGCCGCCCAGTCCTCGCGCAGCGAGTCGACCTCCATGAGTCGCTCGATGATGGCGTCCTTGTCAGCCGCATCGGTCTTCGTGACGATCGCGACCTTCTTCGCGCGCGAGTATCCGTCGAGCGACGCCGCGATGCGGCGGTCGCCAGGGCCCACCTTCTCGGTCGCAGGAACGCAGAAGCCGATCACATCGACGTCGCCGAGCACCTGCTCGACCAGATCGTTGAGCCGCTCCCCGAGCAGCGTGCGCGGCTTGTGGATGCCAGGCGTGTCGACGATCACGAGCTGCCCGTCGGGGCGGTTCAGGATGCCCCGGATCGCGCGCCTCGTGGTCTGCGGCTTCTCACTCGTGATCGCGATCTTCTCGCCCACCAGCGCGTTCGTCAGCGTCGACTTGCCGACGTTCGGCCGTCCGACGAACGTCACGAAGCCGCTTCGCGTCTCGTGCCCTGCCATTCCGGTCTGCTCACTCATCGCCGTGTCCTCCATCGCCTTCATCGTCCCAGCCCTCGGGCGCTCGCTCCACGAACACCGTCGCGATCCCTCTTCCTCGTCCTCGGGACGCGCCGCCGGTGAGCACCAGGCCCTGCACCGTGGCGGTGACGCCAGGCTGCGGGATCTGCCCCAGAGCCTTGGCGAGCAGACCGCCGATGGAGTCGACGTCATCGTCTTCCAGCTCGAGCCCGAACAGGTCGCCGACATCCTCGAGGCCGAGGCGCGAGTTGACCCGATACCGGCCGTCCGGCAGCTCGACGACCTCCGCAGGTCCGCGGTCGTACTCGTCGGCGATCTCGCCCACGAGTTCTTCGATGAGGTCTTCCAGCGTGACGAGCCCCGAGATGCCGCCGTGCTCGTCGATCACGATGCACACGTGCACCGCGTCGCGCTTCATCTGCTGCAGCAGCGTCTCGGCGCGCATCGACTCGGGCACGTAGACCGCGGGCCTGGCGATCGGCCGCACCGGCCTGCCGCGCCACGCGCTCTCGTCGCGGTAGGCGAACTGCACCAGGTCCTTCAGATACAGCACGCCGACGACGTCGTCGGCATCGTCGTCGACCACGGGCATGCGCGAGACGCCCGTGCGCAGGAACAGCTCCATCGCCTCGGTCGTGGTGGCCTCGGCATCCACCGTCATCATCTCGGTGCGCGGCACCATGACGGCACGCACGAACTGGTCGGTGAAGTCGAACACAGAGTGGATCAGGTCGCGGTCGTCCTCTTCGATGAGCAGGTTCGACGCGGCCTCGTCGACCATGCTCAGCAACTGCTCCTCAGATGCGAAGCTGCTGCGTCCCGCACCGGGCGTGACCCGCTGACCGACCGAGACCAGCGCCTGTGCGAGCGGGCCGAGAAGGATGCGCATGCCGTGCACGACCGGCGCCCAGGCGCGGAGCATCGACGCGGCGTGCAGACGGCCGAACGAGCGAGGGCTGGCGCCGACGAGCACGAACGTGATGCCGGTCATCAGCACCGCGGCGGCAAGCATCGCCCACCAGATGCTGGGCAGCAGCGCGTCGAGCGCCACCGTCACGAACACAGCCGCCGTGGTCTCCGACAGCACGCGCATGAACGCGACGGCGTTCACGTGCGGGGCGGGGTCGGCGGCGATCCGCGCGAGCGCGTCGGCGTTGCGTCCGTCGGCCGCCATGTTCTCGAGGTCACTGGTCGAGCTGACCGAGAACGCGGCGTCGACGGCGGCCATCAGACCGCCGAAGGCGACCAGCAGCACGGCCGCCGCGAGGAGTATCGCCGGGGTCATCGACCGCGTTCGGCGCGCGCGAAGCCCTCGATCAGCGACTTCTGCAGCCCGAACATCTCACGCTCCTCGTCGGGTTCAGCGTGGTCGAAGCCGAGCAGGTGCAGCAGGCCGTGCGTCGTGAGCAGGATGAGCTCATCCATCAGCGAGTGACCGGCGGTCTGCGCCTGCGCTTCGGCGACCTGCGGGCAGAGCACGATGTCGCCCAGCAGACCGGGAGCGGTGGGATTCTCGGCGCTGCCCGGTCGCAGCTCGTCCATCGGGAAGCTCAGCACGTCGGTCGGCCCTGGTTCGTCCATCCACTGCACGTGCAGCGACTCCATGGCGCCCTCGTCGACCAGCACGATCGCGACCTCGGCGTCCGGGCTGACGTGCAGCTGGGCGAGGTTGAAGTCGGTGAGCCGCTGCAGCACGGTCTCGTCGACCGCGATCGCAGACTCGTTGTTGATCTCGATCATTTCAGGCCTCGCTTCGGCATACGGTCTCGGGGTTTCTGCGGCTGACCGCTGCGGCGCTCGGCACGGTTCGCGAACTGGTGCGCCTGCTCGCGCTCGACGCGCGCGGCCGTGCGCTGCTCGTCGTACTCGCTGTAGGCGTCGACGATGCGACCGACGAGGGAGTGGCGGACGACGTCATCGCTGGTGAGACGGGCGAAGTGGATGTCGTCGATGTCGCTGAGCACGCGCGTGACCAGGCGAAGGCCCGACGCACCCTGCGGCAGGTCGATCTGGGTGATGTCACCGGTGACGACCATCTTCGTGCCGAAGCCGAGGCGTGTCAGGAACATCTTCATCTGCTCGGGCGTGGTGTTCTGGGCCTCGTCGAGCACGACATACGAATCGTTGAGGGTGCGGCCGCGCATGTACGCGAGAGGGGCGACCTCGATGGTGCCCGTGGCCATCAGCCGCGGCACGACCTCGGGATCCATCATCTCGTTGAGCGCGTCGTAGAGCGGGCGCAGGTATGGATCGATCTTGTCGTTGAGCGACCCGGGCAGGAAGCCGAGCCGCTCCCCCGCCTCGACGGCGGGGCGGGTGAGGATGATGCGCTGCACCTCTTTGCGCTGCAGTGCCTGCACGGCCTTCGCCATCGCCAGGTAGGTCTTTCCTGTACCGGCTGGGCCGATGCCGAACACGATGGTGTTCTGCTCGATCGCGTCGACATATTCCTTCTGGCCGAGCGTCTTCGGACGGATGACCTTGCCGCGCGTCGAGAGGATGGCCTCGCCGAGCACCTCGCTCGGACGCGGCCCCTCGTCGCGACGCAGCATGCGCGCGGAGTGCTCGACATCGCTCGGCACGAGATCGTGCCCGGAGCGCGTCATCTCCATGAGCTCTTCGACGAGACGCCTGGCGGCGCCGACGTCTTCGGTCGATCCGCCGAGAGTGATCTCGTTGCCCCTCACCAGCACCTGGACGCTCGGATGCTGCTTCTCGAGCATCTTCAGCAGCCGGTCCTGCGGGCCGAGCAACTGCACCATGGCGATACCGTCTGCGTAGATGCGCTCGGTGCGCTCGGGCTGCACGGGGAACTGGGGTGGTGCGCTCTCCGGGTGAGCGCTGTCGTCAGAAGCCAACGAGCTTGCCTTCCTCGATGTTGCCGAGCACGTGCGCGTGCACGTGGAAGACCGACTGCGCGGCGCTCGCGCCGTTGTTGAAGATCAGACGGTACTCGCCGTTGGCGTGCTCGGTGGCGATCTGCTTCGCGACGGCGACCATGTCTGCCATCAGCCCGGGGTCGCCGGCCGCCAGCTCGGTGACGTCGCGATACTGCTCGGTCTTGGGGATCACGAGCGCGTGCAGCGGCGCCTGCGGATTGATGTCGCGGATCGCGAAGACCCGGTCGGTCTCGGCGAGGATCTCGCCGGGGATCTCCCCGTTCAGGATGCGGGTGAAGATCGAGGGTTCGCTCATGCCTGCAAGTCTATTCACCAGCGGCCGAGGTTGGCCGAGAGCACCGCGATCGCCGCGGGACCGGCCGTCGACGTGCGCAGCACCGTGTCTCCGAGGCGCACGCGCTCGGCGCCTGCCGCCTCGAGCCGCTCGATCTCGTCTGGCGCGATCCCGCCCTCCGGACCGACCACCAGCACCAGATCGCGCCCGTCGGGGCGGATGCCCGTGAGCGGCGTCTCTGTCCACGGGTCGAGGACGAGGAGGCGCGCGTGCGCCGCTCGTTCGGCCAGCTGAGCTGTCGAGTGCACCGGCGCGACCTCAGGGACCCAGGCGCGATGCGCCTGCTTGGCGGCCTCGCGCACGATGCTCGCCCAGCGCTCGCGGCCCTTGGCCGCTTTCGGCCCCTCCCAGCGCGATACGCTCCTGGCCGCCTGCCACGGCACGATCTCGTCGACGCCGAGCTCGCAGGCCGCCTGCACGGCCATCTCGTCCCGGTCCCCCTTGGCGAGCGCCTGCACGAGCACTATCCGCGTCTCGGGTCCGTCCTGCACGCGGCGCTCGGTGATCCGCACCGACACCTGGGACGCCGAGACGTCCTCCGCCGTACCCTCGAGCCACACGCCGCGGCCATCGCCGATGGTGACGGTCTCGCCCATGCGCACGCGGCGGACCACCGAGGCGTGCTTGGCCTCAGCGCCCGTCAGTCTCACGAGCTCGCCGACGGCGGCATCGGTGCAGTCGGGTACGACGAAGTGCAGGGCCATGGGGGCTCCGATCGGCTGGGGAAGGTCGGTCAGTGGCTGCGGAAGCGATCGCGCAGCTTCGAGAACAGCCCCTGCTGGAACTGAGCGAGCTTCGGCGCAGGCGCCTTGGCCTTCTTCGCGAAGTCCTCGATGAGCTTGCGCTGCGACCCGTCGAGCTTGGTGGGGGTGATGACCTGAACGCCCACCCGCAGGTCGCCGCGCTGCGATCCGCGCAGCGGGGTGATTCCCCGCCCGCCGATAGTGAGCACGTCGCCCGACTGCACGCCCGCACGAAGTTCGAGGTCGACGGTGCCGTCGAGTCCCTCGATGCTCGTCGTGGTGCCGAGGATGGCATCCGTCATCGACACCTCGAGCGTCGCGAGCAGGTCGTCGCCGTCGCGGCTGAAAACAGGATGCGGTGCGACCGAGACCTCCACGTACAGGTCGCCGTTCGGGCCGCCGGCGCGGCCGACCTCGCCCGATCCGGGAAGCTGAAGGCGCAGACCCGTCTCGACGCCGGCGGGGATGTCGAGCGCCACGGTGCGGCGCGAGCGAACCCGGCCCTGACCAGCGCACGAACCGCACGGGTTGGGGATGACGGTGCCGAAGCCCTCGCAACTGCCGCACGGCTGGGTCGTGACCACGTTGCCGAGGAGGCTCCGCACCTGGCGCTGCACGTGACCGCTGCCACCGCAGACGTCGCAGGTGACCGGCGATGTTCCTGGCTGGCAGCAACTGCCCTGGCAGGTCTCGCAGAGCACCGCGGTGTCGACCTCGATGTCGCGGTGCACGCCGAACACGACGTCTCCGAGTTCGAGGTCGATGCGCACCAGGGCATCCTGCCCCCGCTCGCGACGCGAGCGAGGACGCGCCGAGCGGCCTCCCCCGGCCGCGCCGAAGAACGTCTCGAAGATGTCGCCGAAGCCGCCGAACCCTCCGAAGCCGCCGTTCTGGTCGCCGCCCATGTCGTACCGGCGGCGCGAGTCCTCGTCGCTCAGCACGTCGTAGGCGTGCGTGACGAGCTTGAACCGCTCTGCCGCGTCTTCTCCCGGGTTCACGTCCGGGTGCAGCTGCCGAGCGAGCTTGCGGTACGCCTTCTTGATCTCGTCCTGGGAAGCGTCTCTCGACACCCCGAGGACCTCGTAGTGATCCGCCACGGTCACCTTTCTTCGTGTGCGTTCGTGTGTTCGACCGTCCGCATCAGCGGGCGGCCTCGTCTTCTTCGAGCATCCGCGACAGGTAGCGGGCCACGGCCCGGGCTGCGGCGAGGTTGCTCGGATAGTCCATGCGGGTCGGTCCCATCACGCCGACACGCGCCGTGCCGCCGGGTGCGGCGT is a window of Microbacterium esteraromaticum DNA encoding:
- a CDS encoding HIT domain-containing protein codes for the protein MSEPSIFTRILNGEIPGEILAETDRVFAIRDINPQAPLHALVIPKTEQYRDVTELAAGDPGLMADMVAVAKQIATEHANGEYRLIFNNGASAAQSVFHVHAHVLGNIEEGKLVGF
- the era gene encoding GTPase Era encodes the protein MSEQTGMAGHETRSGFVTFVGRPNVGKSTLTNALVGEKIAITSEKPQTTRRAIRGILNRPDGQLVIVDTPGIHKPRTLLGERLNDLVEQVLGDVDVIGFCVPATEKVGPGDRRIAASLDGYSRAKKVAIVTKTDAADKDAIIERLMEVDSLREDWAAVIPLSALTREQLDVLADEMLQLMPTGPRLYEDGIVTDESDEDRIAEIIREAALEGVRDELPHSIAVVVDDVAPREDSDLTDVYASIVVERDSQKAIIIGRKGARLRDVGAVAREGIEELLGTRVFLKLHVKVAKEWQRDPKQLGRLGF
- the ybeY gene encoding rRNA maturation RNase YbeY, which gives rise to MIEINNESAIAVDETVLQRLTDFNLAQLHVSPDAEVAIVLVDEGAMESLHVQWMDEPGPTDVLSFPMDELRPGSAENPTAPGLLGDIVLCPQVAEAQAQTAGHSLMDELILLTTHGLLHLLGFDHAEPDEEREMFGLQKSLIEGFARAERGR
- a CDS encoding 16S rRNA (uracil(1498)-N(3))-methyltransferase is translated as MALHFVVPDCTDAAVGELVRLTGAEAKHASVVRRVRMGETVTIGDGRGVWLEGTAEDVSASQVSVRITERRVQDGPETRIVLVQALAKGDRDEMAVQAACELGVDEIVPWQAARSVSRWEGPKAAKGRERWASIVREAAKQAHRAWVPEVAPVHSTAQLAERAAHARLLVLDPWTETPLTGIRPDGRDLVLVVGPEGGIAPDEIERLEAAGAERVRLGDTVLRTSTAGPAAIAVLSANLGRW
- the leuA gene encoding 2-isopropylmalate synthase, with the protein product MKNHQKPSAMPVHKYRPFHEQIRIDLEDRTWPSKRITEAPRWCAVDLRDGNQALIDPMSPERKRVMFELLVSMGYKEIEVGFPSASQTDFDFVRQLIEENLIPDDVTIQVLTQCREHLIERTYEAIAGAKQAIVHFYNSTSVLQREVVFRSDREGVKQIALEGARLCRQFEKRIPDTQVYYEYSPESYTGTELDYAVEVCNAVLDVLEPTPDRKVIINLPATVEMASPNVYADSIEWMNRHLAHRENVILSLHPHNDRGTAIAAAELGYLAGADRIEGCLFGNGERTGNVDLVALGINLFTQGIDPQIDFSDIDQVKRTVEYCNQLPVPERSPWAGDLVFTAFSGSHQDAIKKGFEAMAAKAAEQGVSVDEIEWGVPYLPVDPKDLGRSYEAVIRVNSQSGKGGVAYLLKTDHALDLPRKLQIEFSGVVQAKTDAEGGEVTSEQIWSIFHDEYLPSHDDASKWGRFELLGTQTRSDMSGEVSLDVVLRDGEISESASGSGNGPIAAFIEVLRERGFDISLYDYVEHTLSTGGDAQAAAYVELQVDDQRLWGVGIDGDISTASLKAIVSCVNRSIRSRESELAAV
- a CDS encoding PhoH family protein — encoded protein: MVQLLGPQDRLLKMLEKQHPSVQVLVRGNEITLGGSTEDVGAARRLVEELMEMTRSGHDLVPSDVEHSARMLRRDEGPRPSEVLGEAILSTRGKVIRPKTLGQKEYVDAIEQNTIVFGIGPAGTGKTYLAMAKAVQALQRKEVQRIILTRPAVEAGERLGFLPGSLNDKIDPYLRPLYDALNEMMDPEVVPRLMATGTIEVAPLAYMRGRTLNDSYVVLDEAQNTTPEQMKMFLTRLGFGTKMVVTGDITQIDLPQGASGLRLVTRVLSDIDDIHFARLTSDDVVRHSLVGRIVDAYSEYDEQRTAARVEREQAHQFANRAERRSGQPQKPRDRMPKRGLK
- a CDS encoding NADP-dependent oxidoreductase — its product is MAEHWVAHEWGSPEGWRLEPFDVAAPDAGELTIRVHAAGVNPADAKHVATARAGVELPVPIGYEISGVVTAVGPGTEIVTGPVAVGDEVIAFRVRGGYASELTVPAQKVLRKPRALSHAQAANLLLAGTTAAAMLHAVGAMRGETLLLHAASGAVGVSVLQQAAMQGIRIIGTASRARFDEVRRFGGIPVEYGDGMLASHVREAMAHAGVGAIDAALDAAGTTEATDASIALVPDRRRIVTIAAPGSAAEHGFLASSGSDPATARYRDAVRTRLVEAAERGELIVPVAHEYPLAQAPQALALLAEGHPGGKIALIP
- a CDS encoding VOC family protein; translation: MNITRTAISLNVADITASAAFATTHFGYQQEMAADGFVSLTHPTGGGNIIFLETGLSTFRPSENAGPAGQGLLLVFVIDDLDAQYARIAASGARVVTEPETEPWGERYCQFADPNGIIWQLVQWVD
- the dnaJ gene encoding molecular chaperone DnaJ — encoded protein: MADHYEVLGVSRDASQDEIKKAYRKLARQLHPDVNPGEDAAERFKLVTHAYDVLSDEDSRRRYDMGGDQNGGFGGFGGFGDIFETFFGAAGGGRSARPRSRRERGQDALVRIDLELGDVVFGVHRDIEVDTAVLCETCQGSCCQPGTSPVTCDVCGGSGHVQRQVRSLLGNVVTTQPCGSCEGFGTVIPNPCGSCAGQGRVRSRRTVALDIPAGVETGLRLQLPGSGEVGRAGGPNGDLYVEVSVAPHPVFSRDGDDLLATLEVSMTDAILGTTTSIEGLDGTVDLELRAGVQSGDVLTIGGRGITPLRGSQRGDLRVGVQVITPTKLDGSQRKLIEDFAKKAKAPAPKLAQFQQGLFSKLRDRFRSH
- a CDS encoding hemolysin family protein is translated as MTPAILLAAAVLLVAFGGLMAAVDAAFSVSSTSDLENMAADGRNADALARIAADPAPHVNAVAFMRVLSETTAAVFVTVALDALLPSIWWAMLAAAVLMTGITFVLVGASPRSFGRLHAASMLRAWAPVVHGMRILLGPLAQALVSVGQRVTPGAGRSSFASEEQLLSMVDEAASNLLIEEDDRDLIHSVFDFTDQFVRAVMVPRTEMMTVDAEATTTEAMELFLRTGVSRMPVVDDDADDVVGVLYLKDLVQFAYRDESAWRGRPVRPIARPAVYVPESMRAETLLQQMKRDAVHVCIVIDEHGGISGLVTLEDLIEELVGEIADEYDRGPAEVVELPDGRYRVNSRLGLEDVGDLFGLELEDDDVDSIGGLLAKALGQIPQPGVTATVQGLVLTGGASRGRGRGIATVFVERAPEGWDDEGDGGHGDE